A window of the Flavobacterium sangjuense genome harbors these coding sequences:
- a CDS encoding GNAT family N-acetyltransferase: MNGIVIREIKKEDNQQIAAVIREVFIADNFPKTGTAFADAQLDFMFETYDKPRATYFVVESDGKIIGGAGVSQLENSTENICELQKMYFLQEARGKGIGFEMIQKCLQEATDLGYEKCYLETLPEMLTAQHLYKKAGFEYLCSPMGNTGHTTCPVWMIKNL; this comes from the coding sequence ATGAATGGCATCGTAATAAGAGAAATCAAAAAGGAAGATAACCAACAAATTGCAGCGGTTATCCGTGAAGTTTTTATTGCAGATAATTTTCCGAAAACCGGAACTGCTTTTGCGGATGCACAATTGGATTTTATGTTCGAAACCTATGACAAACCACGCGCAACTTATTTTGTGGTTGAAAGTGATGGCAAAATCATTGGTGGCGCAGGCGTTTCGCAATTGGAAAATTCAACTGAAAACATCTGCGAATTGCAAAAAATGTATTTTCTCCAGGAAGCCAGAGGCAAAGGAATTGGTTTTGAAATGATACAAAAATGTTTGCAGGAAGCCACCGATTTAGGCTATGAAAAGTGCTATCTCGAAACCTTGCCCGAAATGCTGACAGCACAACATTTATACAAAAAAGCCGGTTTTGAATATCTTTGTTCACCAATGGGAAATACTGGTCACACTACTTGTCCGGTTTGGATGATAAAGAATTTATAA
- the prmC gene encoding peptide chain release factor N(5)-glutamine methyltransferase, which produces MQIKNYKDIFKKELLPIYDEQEIDSFFYIILEKLHGLKRIDLALNPETVMDGIHLKQWKSILSDLKIQKPIQYILGETEFYGCRFEVNENTLIPRQETEELVEFIISNYQITTSPNNLKILDIGTGSGCIAISLAKNLPNAEVFAIDVSEKALATAQKNADINDTNVTFLLKNILETDDLEQQFDIIVSNPPYVRNLEKAEIKPNVLEYEPHLALFVEDTDALLFYRKIAELAKKNLNPNGKLYFEINQYLGKETVRLLEDSGFRNVELKKDIYGNDRMISCSL; this is translated from the coding sequence ATGCAAATCAAAAATTACAAAGACATTTTCAAAAAGGAATTACTTCCAATTTATGACGAACAGGAAATCGATAGCTTTTTCTATATTATATTGGAGAAACTCCATGGTTTGAAACGAATAGATTTGGCGCTCAATCCTGAAACGGTAATGGATGGCATTCATTTAAAACAATGGAAAAGTATTCTTTCCGATTTGAAAATTCAAAAACCGATTCAATACATTTTAGGAGAAACCGAGTTTTATGGATGTCGATTTGAAGTCAATGAAAATACGTTGATTCCAAGACAGGAAACGGAAGAATTAGTTGAGTTTATTATTTCAAACTACCAAATAACCACATCACCAAACAACCTCAAAATTTTGGATATAGGAACAGGTTCGGGTTGCATTGCGATTTCGTTAGCCAAAAATCTTCCGAATGCTGAAGTTTTTGCGATTGATGTTTCGGAGAAAGCTTTGGCTACAGCCCAAAAAAATGCTGACATAAATGATACGAACGTTACTTTTCTTTTGAAAAATATTTTGGAAACAGACGATTTAGAACAGCAATTTGACATTATAGTTTCTAATCCGCCGTATGTTCGAAATTTGGAAAAAGCCGAAATCAAACCCAATGTTTTAGAGTATGAACCACATTTGGCTTTGTTTGTTGAAGATACTGATGCGTTGCTTTTTTATCGAAAAATTGCTGAACTGGCAAAGAAAAATTTAAATCCGAATGGCAAATTGTATTTCGAAATCAATCAGTATTTGGGAAAAGAAACGGTTCGCTTACTTGAAGATTCAGGATTCAGGAATGTTGAACTGAAGAAAGATATTTATGGAAATGACCGGATGATTTCCTGCTCATTATAA